A stretch of DNA from Toxotes jaculatrix isolate fToxJac2 chromosome 15, fToxJac2.pri, whole genome shotgun sequence:
CCAGAGAAACTGAGGAACCAGACGACCAGAGCCCAAACCctggatacagaggttcagtgaatgtggtgttgaaggtgtagaggtggatcagtgagtcagaagagactctgtagaaggacagagagccagcaggacagtccacatacactgctactctgtgagagacagaggaagatgatgaagaggaggaggagacaggtgttgctgtgccaaacagagtaaccaccatcagagcagctcagactccaggGCTCATCGTTCCATCCaaacacagttttctctgtctcctttccttctgattcctctgtaattcaCAGATATATCAACGCTTCCTCTGCACTCGACCTCCCaataacagcgaccagtcagaccattactacacagcagctgaggacactggtcaaatctgtctggatgatcaggatatgactgatcctcctccacatgtgtcaccttcctgttgttgtcagtttgatctttctgtttactgtgtttgtgttgatggtgagttcacagaaatctgatggagagaagaagacacaacacagctgcagttattggtctatcacctgatcattgattgacactttgaagatggtttaatgtgagctgctttgttttcaggaatcaaatgaaaagcacacttacacttcctcagacctggtctcaaccatcggactccaccaggctccaccctgaaaggaggaggggagtcagaccagcacgttctctttcagcatgcaaacatggacattacatggctctcatacacagatgcttACACaggtccttatcttggaattatacggagcagggaggcaacatggaggaaagatttcatgaaatccagtctgagaaagtcctgctcaggtcacagaaaacagctgaccacacctgatttaatgattgtcacatattttctcttaaatatgacacagtgagtcatgatgagatactgaagtcagaatttgtgtagctgttgaattcaaagcacttctgtagagctctgtcatcagctgtgacacactaaatgttttcagctcttcctcctctatcacacactgtctgtggctgcagcaggtctCTCcgtacctgagggtgtccagtctaCAGTATGGATcttccagtccagcagacagcagcttcactcctgggtctcctggatgattgtagctcaggtccagctcgctcagatgggaggggttggagctcagagctgaggccagagaagcacagccttcctctgtgatcagacatcctgacagcctgcagacacacacaacatcacacaggaaccatctgtcaacacctgctggtctggtTGGTCGATTTTCTTGATTTTGGCTCTGGTCCATTTAGGTTCAAGTTCATTGCATTTAAGTCAAGTACCTTAAAAATCATCTGTAAGagtaaaaaacatcattaacaattgaagcaaaaacaagtccaaaaagttctgctgaactttaGTACAATTTACTTTGAACAGTCCTACACAAATTgactgtttatccactgatgtaaatcagatatgagtcatcagctaaacaggtttatggatcctgacctgagcgtcttcagggtacagtgtggactcctcagtccagcagacagatgcttcacccctgaattctgcaggtcattgttactcaggtccaagtctctcagactagaggactgggagctgagaactgaggacatatgttcacagcttctctctgagaggttacagctgctcagtctgaagaggaaacaatgaagaaaaagtcaaataacatttgtgttgaaaggacaatcaaagacagactgactctcctcagtaaatccacTTCTCATTAGAAACTCTGAAAAGCTGAcgtagcattagcattagcacagcTACCTGTCCTCCccactgcagagcagctgatcaTTCAGAAGCTGACTGACTAAAATACTCTTTAGTGTCTGGGTTTATCTTGAGAGGAGAAGCTAAAACGTGGGATAACATAGTGATATTTCATCAGTGAACATCTAGAGGAAGATCTAGATGTTTGACTGTCCACATGAATCCTCAATTTACTCCTTTAGTGAGACCATGTATTAAATTATTAGTATTAACTATCAGGATTATTAATTAGTTAATGTGTCCATTCATCTGTCTTTCATACTTTCACTTAGTTTTTATTAGTTGATagaaatgtaatatatttttgtttcagttctcATTATTTAGTATTAAGTTGAAATCTTGGTTTCATAGTGAAATAAAAGGTTATTAGTGAATTTTTCTATCGTAGTTTTTACTGATGTCATTAACGCTGACAGGTAATCGTCTAAGCCACATTTTAACATTATGACAAAGCATAAGTGAGTTTGTGTATCTCAGCCAGAGGTCATATATGTGAGCTCTACAGAATATGAAGCTggataaaaaagacagaaaaactcaaagtttgtataaactgtgaaaatcattagatatgggcctctctaaagtcagcatCGATGGACTTatgaaatatctgcagtcatttcaaagaaactggaacttgatctgacctgagagtctccagagtacagtgtggactcttcagcgCACCAGACAGAAACTTCACCCATGAATCCTGCatcttgttgttactcaggtccaggtgtctcagactagaggactgggagctgagaactgaggacagagcttcacagcttctctctgagaggttacagctgctcagtctgaagaggaaacaatgaagaaaaagtcaaataacatttgtgttgaaagaaaaatcaaaggaacaaaactctcagtttgctctgcagctcacagcaaactaacagacctgcttTTGAAATCTGGGCTAAAAttagagcctgaagaacaataagtgtccaaatacttcaggtcttgactgtaactgtgttaatgttggtacctgatttgattttgtttgaatCCTCTAATAAAACtgtttattagttgtaagtacagggcagctgtgtctcagcaggtagagaggtttgtccattGATCACAGCTCTCAtcctgtcaacatcaagtgtccttaggctaaaaacctcaacctcaaaccagccctgatggCCAGACCAGCGCCTTGTATGGcagctggctgccatcagtgtgtgtgaatgggtgaatgagaggcagcatgtaaagagctgtgggtaaaagttctatataaatgcagccatttaccagtttttagatttagtctgtgaaatctgaGACATGATTTTTGAGTCTAAGCATTTTGAAGGTCAAGCTGTCTCCATCATTGTTGTGttcagttaccatggttacagctgtttacttgttgactcacacactgaccatgcgactttgctctgcagttaaaaaacagactgactctcctcagtaaatccacTTCTCATTAGAAACTCTGAAAAGCTGACGTAGCATTAACATTAGCATTGGCACAGCTACATTTCCTCTTCACTGAAGAGCAGCTGATCATTCAGATGCTGACTGACTAAAATACTCTTCAGCATCTGGGTTTATCTTGAGAGGAGAAGCTAAAACGTGGGATATTTCATCAGTGAACATCTAGAGGAAGATCTAGATGTTTGACTGTCCACATTAATCCTCAACTTACTCCTTAAATGAGGccttatattaaattattagaATTAACTTTAAGGATTATTAATTAGTTAATGTGTCCATTCATCTgtctttcatattttcatttagtttttattaatGAATAGAAttgtaatatattttgttaCAGTTCTCATTACTTAGTATTAAGTTGAAATCTTGGTTTCATAGTGAAATAAAAGGTTGTTAGTGAGTTTTTCTATCATAGTTTTTACTGATGTCATCAACACTGACATGTAATCATCTAAGCCACATTATAACAAAGCATTAATGAGTTTATGTATCTCAGCCATAGGTCATATATGTGAGCTCTACAGAATATGAagctggataaaaacaaaatggactgaaaaactaaaataactgtgaaaatcattagatccagtctgttatggcgatcaccatcttctttgctgtggtgtgctggggtgctggcattaaaacaaaggatgccaacagactggacaaactcaTTAAAACGGCAGGgtctgttgttggctttaaacttgcaaacctggaggaggtggtgagggacagaatgctgtcaaagctgaggacaatcatggacagtccctcccacccgctccataaaaccgTGAACAATCTGGGAAGCAGCTTCGGCAACAGACTCCTGCTACCACGCTGCTCTAAGGAACGgtacaggaagtcattcctgCCATCCTCCGTCCTGCCGTCCAGACTCTATAACTCATCTGtatctgtcagtgctgtgctgaCAGCTTTGTTTGGGCACTGTGACATTTTCTACACAGCTGTCGATGTAGAAGTGTACAGTGGCTGTGTATTCCTCCAGTTCCAGCTCTGTGCTGTGGGTACGTGCATCTGCAACTGGTTCCCAGTAGGTTCTCCCAGTGTGTTTAGTGCCATTCATCTGATTGTGGAGGAGGACTGCATGGATGGATGCCTGAAAACCCAGATCcagttcagcttcctctgatgAAAGGACAGGCCAACGTTTTAGTTTATTGTTCTCTGTCCTTAGTATCCACACGTTCAGTTTTACGCCTTGGacttcatctctgctgctgtaattgAAAATACGTTTAATGTGCTTTATTAATTTGTGACCACTTTTCTGTTACATTGAATTTTAAATACACCTACTGTGTGGTCATGGCACTGAGTgcattttctatgaactacAGAGCACTGATGAATCTACTTCATAAAATCAGAGAACGTTTTAGCCATAGCAGACTGAGTCAGATTATGAGGAATAGGCCGATCCATAATTGggtcaaaaacacaatttacatCCCCACCAAAAATCAACAAGTGAGTATTTAAGAAGGGAAGATTGCTCAGTAATCTATTTGCAAAATCAGCATTATCAAAGTTACAATGTATAAATTTAGTATACATTTAccaataaaacctttttttgcATTAGAGTACCCGCAACTATCAGATATCTGCCATTTTTATCAGCTGTGACATTAATAGATGAGAACTGCACATTACAGCTAACTAAAATAGCGACTCCTCTTGCCTTTGAAGTTTGAGTGGAAGACTTGACTCACCCAAGGACAACGTAGCCTATTGTGATCCCTAATGCCAAGGTGAGTCTGCAAAAATACTATATCAGAGTTTAAACTCGGGCACACCCCTACTCCCTGCCTGCTATTGCTGCATCGCAAGAGGTAATCATTCATGCTTTGTCCTTTGTTTGCCCTCTGCAtctcacccacccaccccaactctatctcacacacacacacctctactatgtctctcatacacacatccCCGTTCTGTCTCCCACACTGATCTCCAATGGAGTACACCCTATCTTGCACCCGCCCATCAACAGTCTtccactggtcatgtgtaaaggccacgtgctgtacttttttggTATAAGATGGGAAGGGCTAAATTTTCGATATGAgtagaatcatcccaaaaataaccaatgaaaggaaaaagggatgtggtcagacatgccccttggtctgtaacacatcatctgaaacagtcatgtttaaaacacagcagcaacattatgatctctgttgtatgctgtgtgttgcggttacacggggtcgagctagtcgggtcagactcggggactgtcgtgtggtggatgtagctgcgtgtagctgccacttagcttgttagcctagctgattagccttaggctagctcggtcgCTCcaagctaagtggccgggttctcggccgggtgaccccggctgacccgtagagtaaccgcctcttcgccaaatatggaaagtacactcccactaaaatccaagatggcgcagctcaaatgcccatggtttggtcacaaaaccgactccccgaaaccaatggatgacgtcacgggtgctacgtccatgtcttataaaGTCTATGGTCTgatccccctcctcctttcagggtggagcctggtggagtctgatggttgagaccaggtctgaggaagtgtgcttttcatttgattcctgaaaacaaagcagctcacattcaaccatcttcaaagtgtcaatcaatgatcaggtgatagatcaataactgtagctgtgttgtgtcttcttctctccatcagatttctgtgaactcaccatcgataCACAGTAAACAAAGAGATCAAATTGTCTggaaacaacaggaaggtgacacatgtggaggaggatcagtcatatcctgatcatccagacagatttgaccagtgtcctcagctgctgtgtagtaatggtctgactggtcgctgttattGGGAGGCCGAGTGGAGAGGAAGCGTTGATATATCTGtgaattacagaggaatcagaaggaaaggagacagagaaaactgtgtttGGATGGAACGATGAGCcctggagtctgagctgctctgatggtggttactctgtttggcacaataacacctgtctcctcctcctcttcatcatcttcctctgtctctcacagagtagcagtgtatgtggactgtcctgctggctctctgtccttctacagagtctcttctgactcactgatccacctctacaccttcaacaccacattcactgaacctctgtatccagGGTTTGGGCTCTGGTTGTCTGGTTCCTCAGTTTCTCTgggtagagtgtagcagagagagtctcctcctgttagagaaactctctcactgttgaacagatagttcagtctgtacatgtctgtctctttcactcacacacaccttttcagattcatatattaaagcagtttatttgctaaactcttctaaatgattctttgtaaacttcttcctcttccagtcctttaaagatggaagctacgattattacaggagaaaattGTTGCTGacttgtcctttcacattaaaagcatcattgtgaacatcagcgttttgtctttctctgaatcttgggacaactgagctgattcagttcaaactaaaatgctgccacagttgaacttgtgtttgtgtttaggtgaattggatgaataatgtaaagagaTCAGTGGGGTGTCTTGCATTACATAGTAAAAATTatttacacaaaaaataaataaataaataaatatatatccCACTGTTTGAGGAATTTGAAAACGTAATTGtaaaaactctttttttaaatcatatgatcttattataattaaataaatgtatagTTTGTGACACTCATGTTTTCAGTTGTGGATGAATACAATGTTCTACTGatgtttttaacttttgcaTTCATGACATTCTATATGTATGAAGCGCGGTTTTGTCCATTAAACAGGAGGATCAAAAACCAGATTCTGTCTCACAGAGAAAAAACCTTGGTCACACTCTGCTAAAGTAATCAAAAGTGGGCACATTCTAACAACATTCAAGAGACTCCAGctatcagaaaactttattcagcatattttaaaacaactaaacacatcaccagaggaaaaaaaaaaaacaataaaaaggaaCATTAGTGTGGTGCATGATAAGCTTCAACTTTAAAAACAAGCCCACAAATTAAAACTCTACTTTCTAAACTTGATGGCACCATTCATGTTCTCCCATTGGTCCTGGCGTGCTCGCCCTTtaacctctgtctcctctgctgcaaagtaaaacactgtgtttaccAGGCAGTTTTGGGATTTGCTTTATAGAGACCGTAGTCTTCTCTCCTGAAGAAGGCCACTTCTGTTTCATTAGCTGaaatgacaaacacagaaatgataTTTAACACTGTGATCAAACTATACTTCCAGCAGCAATTTATCAACCTTAAGCTCTTAATATTAGTCTAATTCACAGATTTATTACTTCAGTATTTCACTACAGGAAATTCTGAGTTTGCATCACAACAGCATGAATACTATCTTCCATAAATAATCATCACAGACCTGTATCTGTGTGCCAGGCTGAATTAGAGGAGGtgtgttttgttatgttgcagcctgATGCTGTTTTACCCTTGTCAGTCCACACTCAGTgatccataatgacaaagtgaaaacacaaatatactgAAGTACTACACTGACCAAGTCAATGCCAAAATTCTGAAAACCTAATGttactgggttttttttttacagtaggtACCACAGGCACAGTAGATGAGCTAAGGGAGATGTGATTTATCTGGAACTGATGGGGGCAGCAGAAATAATGCTACAAGTGTTCTAGTCTGGTGTTACATGCaaagggaaaaggaagaaggaagtaagacagtaacaataacaaaaacacatggaACGGCAGCGGCAAGAGCAGGTGTAGCAACAGGTCTGCCACGactagtggggaaaaaaaaaaaaacacgccaAGAGCTACTGTGTTTGAGGTGGATTATCAGGGACAGGTTTAGAGAATCAAAAGCCTGTTGAAGTTCTGAGGTCCTGAGTGCTCTGGACCAGGTTTTCATGAAAGTACAGAGACATCGTACTTCGCTCCGTTCAGCTTCAACCCTGatcagtctccctgtccctgcagctgtaaaacacccccacagctgATGCTGCccccaccatgcttcactgttggtgATGGTGTTGGGCAGGTGATGAGTGGTGCCTGCTTTCCTCCAGACACGAAGCTTAGAACTGAGGCCAAACAGTTCAGtcttggtttcatcagaccagagaatcttgttGCTGACAGTCTGAGAGTCCTTTAGGTGCTTTTTATAGCTTTCATTTGTCTTTCACTGAAGAGAGGCTTCACCTgtccactctgccataaagtcCAGATCAGTggagtgctgcagtgatggCTGTCCTTTTCTCAAATATCCACACAGAGTGACCACTAGGTCCTTGTCCCCTGATTGTTCCAAACTTTTTAAGAATTTAAGATTTATGGGAAACATTTTTGTGACCCTTCAATGCTACATAACAAAAtgtgtctgaatactttctgaatgcactaTAAATATATGGAGGAACAGAAGTAATTCTACTCCACCATAAGTTACCCTAACCGATAAGTTAGCTAAGAGTTATAAGGAACGTCTTGTTTCCATGATTTCTAAGAAGATTTATGGACAGTTATAAACCAAGCCGTCTTATGTTAGTGCTTAATGGGAAACAGTGACACCCTCTTACCAACACCAGCAGTTCTAAGGGTTTGGCCATCATGCAGAATGAGCTTTTCATCGTCATCTAAACTCATCACCAGCTCATTAGTCtgtcaaaagaagaagaaagaaaaaggtgtGTCCATTAAATTGGTACATTTGACTGGAAAAACTATGGATGCACAATATATCAACTGCCAAAGTATTATTGGCAGATAAGGAAGGAATCCACTGAAACTGTTCCATGCCCTTGTAAAATTTTAAAGGTTCATTATTATGGTTTTGAATTTCTCTGTAATGTAGCCCAGTGTTAACATTCTTTCTCAGCTCCGCCTTCATCTAATCACCATGATTGCCAGCTAGTCAGCTTTTATTGGACAATAaagcttttcctttttactacactgctgctgtggactATGGGAAAGTCTCAGGCTTTTGGATCCCACTGTTTACATAAACAGGTAGCATATACTGTTTAGTACTACATATTTAAAACATATACAGACATATCTTCCGACACTGCCACTAGCTTAACTGATATTCACTGCAGTCTTTTAGTGTGTACTTGAGCCGAGTTTATTTTGTCACAGCACAGTCAGGTGCAATGCAATCACCACAACCAAGCTAAAATGGCGGTTTCAACGCAGCTGCCCAAATTACTAATTGATCCAAATGCGTCCTAAAGTCTTGTGGAGGACTCCTGAGTTGAACCACATCCAGACTCCCAGGTATGTGTGCCCAAAAACTGGCGTACTCTGTCCCGAGAAAGGCCTAGTGATTAACACAGCTTTAGAAGTGGTACCTGTCTGGAGACCACACACCACTCTGGGTCATATGCCACTAAACCAAAAGGCACAAACTGGAcacttttcagtctctgtgcttCTGAAACTGAATTGCTTGTGGACACTTGGCCCTCAGACGCACGCCTTGTTTCTGGGCAGACAAGTGTGATAGATACCTTTGATCCATGCGCCTGGTGGATAATTTTCATTGTGTCTGAAAATAAGAGAGAACAGAGTCAGATGCAGAGCATGGACTTTTCCAGGTGCCACagaatgaacaaataaaaatgacaaccTTCTCAGACTTTGGTAAACATTTGGATAAAATAAACAACTGGATTCATTTAGGTATCATTTTTGAGCTCAGGTGACTTATGATGGCCAGCTAGCAATGTATGAGGTGATAATGAGAGGCTTGTTTCCTCCCTGTCAGACCACCTCTGAGAAGCTTAAtagtaaaaaatgaaaagtgctCCACTGTCTCAGACTAATGTAAATCATGTCAGGTTCACTCACCATAAGCATATTTCCTGAACGGAGGAGGAAGCCCTGGTCTTGTTGTAATATCTGGAATCAGTTGGAGAGTGTATCATGACTTTAGCCTCTCATTTCTGTTATATTGCTAATAATCAGATATGATACAGcctgttgtgtttacacaccCTCCCTCACAAGCTTCATGAAGTCCTGCACCGTCTGGTCCAAATTGACTTCGTGAAACACAACTGGTTTGAAGTTCCTGTGCTCGAAGGACCTCACCAGACGGACAGTGACCACAGTTTCAGCCGCCATGTCCTGCTGCTGGACACCAGGCTGCAAGTCCCCCCCACCCGAGGAGCGCTGATAACACACGCTGCTTTCACCGCTCTCTCAGCGGAACGTTACGGTGCTGCGGCGTCAGGCGGCGCGGTTGTTTTGGACGGGCGTGTTTAGCATGAGGGGGTAACACCGGATATCTCATAAGGCCAGATCAATCGAACAATTTAAGGCTCGATGAGTCGATCGCCGAGCTCTGAGTCTGCTCTTCAGTCTATGTATTACCTACAGACCTATGGTCCATGAGGGTTTTATTGGTGGCTCGTTAACTACCGTCAAAGGTAACTACCGCCACCTACTGTATGGAAATATGTAGGACATGGAGAGGAATTTACTCCCGACAGACGATCGACTTAGAAAATCTAAATGCACATGTAACAACCAGTTTGAACaaacatggaaaacaaacaacctAAGtacaataaatgtgtgtgtatatttccAAATTTCATTTCATCCGTTCAATAACACTTGCTTTTGAAAAGTTTCCTGTGCAAAtcatttttttgaaaaattaagcatgtgatttttttttttagttttaaacattaaacagcTAAGTTGATGTAAAGTTAATTTGATGTAATTAAATTAAGTTGATGTAATTAAATTAATCAACTGTTTTACAGATAAAAGGGCCCAAACTACAGCACGTTTacaattactttttaaatttgaacTAAATACAAGTGCATTAAAATTTGAAGAAAGACTCGTTTtttccatgttgacatgattcatcacataattcaagctgccaatctcttGTTTTACCACATCATACCCTACCGTCTGCGGCCTcggcagaaatccagatccatcggATCAGGCTATGATTTTCCATTCCTCATCTGTCCAGctttggtgagtctgtgtccactgacGTGGTCTTCTGACCTGACTTGGTCTTCTGCtgtctggacaaaaaaaaacaccacaaaatacagaaacacaatgaaatgtGGTATAAATATATTCTcagttacattaactgtatatatatgttatatatgtattgtatatgtatatatatatgtatgtgtgtatatatgtgtgtatgtatatatatatatatatatatatatatatatatatatatatatatatatatatatatatttatatttatatatatatatatttatatatgtgcaattgtctgctgctatgtgtgtgtgtgtgtgtgtgtgtgtttctggttgtctgtatgtgtatataagaccccctcctgtatatattgtatttcttttacaaatttatttttccttatagagtgtatttattgtctccttgtgactgctgctacaaacgaatttccccacggggattaataaagtatctctatctatctatcaataaaatgtattttgacacttacacatttctttttcctcgggctctgtttatttctgtgtatcTGTCCAATTACTTTTCAGCTCCTAAACTATGAGCACCATGTGTCAAAAGGGCTCCTTAATGTAgtgttcattattttatttcaaactgaatgtgctgaagctcagagcctgaagaacaaaaacaaagtgtaacCGTCCGAGTACACTGAGTCTCCATTGTACATAGTTGAGCATCAGAAGCGTACATAGGCCAAGTCACAGCTTTTCATCAGTGGTttagagcagcagcatcacaggcCTCCAAAATGAGCAGAGCTGAATGACTGTATTCAAGGCACAACAAGAAACTGGTGAACATCACAAAGacaggatttattgcagggctgcaCTATTAGTAGTCCATTTTCACAAATTCAGTCAAT
This window harbors:
- the c15h2orf76 gene encoding UPF0538 protein C2orf76 homolog, producing MAAETVVTVRLVRSFEHRNFKPVVFHEVNLDQTVQDFMKLVREDITTRPGLPPPFRKYAYDTMKIIHQAHGSKTNELVMSLDDDEKLILHDGQTLRTAGVANETEVAFFRREDYGLYKANPKTAW